One window from the genome of Rhodococcus sp. ABRD24 encodes:
- a CDS encoding VWA domain-containing protein: MFVPAAHADEACTPVVALAMRGSGEPSVGAQKYGSQRTGGWEGPTLERLLKKAYQTQQMHETPIIDVGAGYPAVKVVQSVDGAFDILESAEMGAVAAKAAYSDFRKTQPASCAAPKVILLGYSQGAMVARLTAQHFSKLGVLVASHLVGDPYQKPDADGVFGGGSDGEGIYRRVLGESRDGYYSLPGVRRVSLCHEKDPICDSILHKDESAHMNYYKPGVKLVLGTGMKPSETDEVDFMAKALAASVRVARESYGSGQTSSVAKDTVFAIDTTGSMQPYINNVRSQAADIANRIVSADGRSRVSLVEFRDHGDAFVARTVVPLTSDFSAFNTGLNSLTAYGGGDTPEAVYSGIVEALRAQWHNDSRRSVILLGDAPPHDPEPATGLTSATVTDMLNGVRPLPEPFSLAAAARGVTPESREQAPSTTDTVVAPATLRQAETASVVKGPGAATLYSISASRHLTTIMDPIAGATGGSSVEIANAGLVGDEIMSAIDEIDNQPTASGSVFGIPMEGRQILLSCAGSSASGAMDARFDIDDRGSFDVECVDGIAQVDPLPVGTHAVTLRVRDDRNREAFAFFTIDVPARSVLEEVYPDDTGSVGSSGSLGSAGSGSTGWPWGS, translated from the coding sequence GTGTTCGTCCCCGCCGCACACGCGGACGAAGCGTGTACCCCGGTTGTCGCGCTGGCCATGCGAGGAAGCGGCGAGCCCTCGGTCGGAGCGCAGAAATATGGGTCCCAGCGGACGGGCGGCTGGGAGGGACCGACACTCGAGCGTTTGCTGAAGAAGGCGTACCAAACGCAACAGATGCATGAGACTCCCATCATCGATGTCGGAGCGGGGTACCCCGCCGTCAAGGTTGTCCAATCCGTCGACGGAGCATTCGACATCCTCGAATCCGCCGAGATGGGAGCAGTCGCAGCGAAGGCGGCGTATTCGGACTTCAGGAAGACTCAGCCCGCGTCGTGCGCTGCACCGAAGGTGATTCTCCTCGGATACTCACAGGGTGCGATGGTTGCCCGCCTCACCGCTCAGCACTTCAGCAAGCTGGGCGTGCTGGTCGCGTCACATCTGGTGGGCGATCCGTACCAGAAGCCGGACGCAGACGGGGTTTTCGGTGGCGGATCGGATGGCGAAGGCATCTACAGGCGAGTACTGGGAGAATCCCGAGACGGGTACTACAGCCTTCCGGGTGTCCGCCGCGTCTCGCTCTGCCATGAGAAGGATCCGATCTGCGACTCGATTCTCCACAAAGACGAGTCTGCGCACATGAACTACTACAAGCCGGGCGTGAAGTTGGTGTTGGGAACCGGAATGAAGCCGTCGGAAACCGACGAAGTCGACTTCATGGCGAAGGCACTCGCGGCATCAGTTCGAGTCGCGCGGGAATCGTACGGCAGCGGACAGACGTCGTCGGTCGCGAAAGACACCGTGTTCGCAATAGATACGACGGGCTCGATGCAGCCCTACATCAACAACGTCCGATCCCAGGCCGCAGACATTGCAAACCGGATCGTCAGCGCTGACGGCCGATCCCGAGTGTCACTAGTTGAGTTCCGTGATCACGGCGACGCCTTCGTCGCGCGGACAGTCGTGCCCTTGACATCAGACTTCTCCGCGTTCAATACCGGGCTGAATTCGCTCACCGCGTATGGCGGCGGAGACACTCCCGAGGCTGTCTACTCCGGGATCGTGGAGGCGCTGCGAGCTCAATGGCACAACGACAGCAGGAGATCGGTAATCCTGCTGGGCGACGCACCTCCCCATGATCCGGAACCGGCAACCGGGCTGACCAGCGCAACTGTCACCGACATGCTCAACGGGGTGCGGCCGTTACCCGAGCCGTTCAGCCTGGCCGCAGCGGCGCGGGGTGTCACGCCCGAATCACGCGAACAGGCTCCATCGACCACGGATACGGTTGTCGCGCCGGCCACCCTGCGACAGGCAGAGACAGCGTCCGTCGTGAAGGGGCCTGGCGCTGCGACACTCTACTCGATCAGCGCGAGCCGTCACCTGACAACGATCATGGACCCGATTGCGGGCGCGACCGGTGGGTCGTCGGTGGAGATCGCGAATGCGGGCCTGGTCGGTGACGAGATCATGAGTGCGATCGACGAGATCGACAATCAGCCGACTGCTTCTGGATCGGTCTTCGGCATTCCGATGGAAGGAAGGCAGATCCTCCTTTCCTGCGCTGGAAGCTCCGCGTCGGGGGCGATGGATGCGCGATTCGATATCGACGACCGCGGCTCCTTCGACGTCGAATGTGTCGACGGAATCGCGCAGGTGGATCCACTCCCAGTCGGTACTCACGCGGTGACGTTGCGTGTCCGGGATGATCGAAACAGGGAGGCGTTCGCCTTCTTCACTATCGACGTGCCTGCCCGCAGCGTGCTGGAGGAGGTATATCCCGATGACACCGGATCGGTCGGTTCGAGCGGATCCCTGGGATCTGCTGGAAGCGGGTCCACCGGGTGGCCGTGGGGCTCGTAG
- a CDS encoding alpha/beta hydrolase encodes MVTLSQLRYWRPDELAAVGTAVAASSRAFSDSMNAARSHIDTVQWSWHGSAAAAAGSRSATEVGAARRTATAGTALADALLGAAASIGPARLAALSIADEAIASGFAVADDGRVSAPPFVSGNALADLLIQAQLAEQATVFEARLVPALATVGELDARAGAALDTATAQLGATAEAVTGNLGTDVLPEPTPGTTAAENKKYWDLLTEEQRHRVIEEHPDWVGSRDGIPSAVRHEANVGRFDDERARLEAERDRLQAKHDDNLFGGAFTGDDTALWYAEQKLRDLEEVENVVAGNPEGRLMLLDLQSGERGMAAFAVGDPDTADHISVTTPGLNSNVDDSFNAMVKEACLLRSEAEYQLDTVGRDETVASIAWLGYGPPQTTGPSVLDVARGVLEVIQSDRAEAGAAKLARFYDGLDVASTRPNPHITALGHSYGSLTTGLALQDPGPGQSVDDAVFYGSPGVNASDESDLGLTEGHAYVMEADEDRIVTEIGKVRVFGPDPGTAEFEQLSVNAGVSPDSVIRDGVHSHSQYSQLGNNAELRMSGYNMAVVVAGLSEQAVRR; translated from the coding sequence ATGGTCACACTGTCACAGTTGCGCTACTGGCGCCCGGACGAGCTCGCCGCCGTCGGCACCGCCGTCGCCGCATCGAGCCGTGCTTTCAGCGACTCGATGAACGCGGCCAGATCGCACATCGATACCGTCCAGTGGAGTTGGCACGGTTCCGCCGCCGCGGCCGCGGGTTCGCGCTCCGCGACGGAAGTGGGCGCGGCCCGCCGCACCGCGACGGCGGGTACCGCCCTAGCTGATGCGCTGCTCGGGGCCGCGGCCTCGATCGGTCCCGCCCGACTCGCGGCCCTCTCCATTGCCGACGAGGCGATCGCATCTGGATTCGCAGTCGCCGACGACGGACGAGTCAGCGCTCCACCGTTTGTCAGCGGCAACGCGTTGGCAGACCTACTGATTCAGGCACAACTGGCCGAACAAGCGACCGTGTTCGAGGCCCGGCTGGTCCCTGCCCTGGCCACGGTCGGCGAACTCGACGCCCGCGCCGGCGCAGCCCTGGACACTGCGACCGCTCAGCTGGGTGCCACCGCCGAAGCCGTGACGGGGAACCTCGGAACCGATGTTCTCCCCGAACCGACCCCCGGTACCACCGCTGCCGAAAACAAGAAGTATTGGGACTTGCTCACCGAGGAACAGCGGCATCGGGTCATCGAGGAACATCCGGACTGGGTCGGCAGTCGCGACGGCATCCCCTCCGCCGTGCGACACGAGGCGAACGTCGGCCGGTTCGACGACGAACGCGCCCGCCTCGAAGCCGAACGAGACCGTCTACAGGCGAAACACGACGACAACCTCTTCGGCGGCGCGTTCACCGGCGACGACACCGCGCTCTGGTACGCCGAGCAGAAACTGCGCGACCTCGAGGAGGTCGAGAACGTCGTGGCCGGCAACCCCGAAGGCCGCCTGATGCTGCTCGACCTACAGTCCGGCGAACGTGGCATGGCCGCGTTCGCTGTCGGAGACCCCGACACTGCCGATCACATCTCGGTCACCACCCCCGGACTGAACTCCAACGTCGACGACTCCTTCAACGCGATGGTCAAAGAGGCCTGCCTGCTGAGATCCGAGGCGGAGTACCAGCTCGACACCGTCGGCCGGGACGAGACCGTGGCAAGCATCGCGTGGTTGGGATACGGACCGCCGCAGACCACCGGCCCGAGCGTCCTCGACGTTGCCCGCGGCGTCCTCGAGGTAATCCAGAGCGACCGGGCCGAGGCGGGCGCCGCCAAGCTCGCCAGGTTCTACGACGGACTGGATGTCGCATCGACGCGGCCCAACCCACACATCACCGCGCTCGGCCACTCCTACGGATCCCTCACCACCGGCCTCGCGCTCCAGGACCCCGGACCCGGCCAATCTGTCGACGACGCCGTGTTTTACGGATCGCCCGGCGTCAATGCCTCAGACGAATCCGATCTCGGCCTGACCGAGGGGCACGCGTATGTGATGGAGGCCGACGAGGATCGCATCGTGACGGAGATCGGGAAGGTCCGCGTGTTCGGGCCGGACCCCGGCACCGCCGAGTTCGAACAGCTCTCCGTGAACGCGGGTGTCAGCCCAGACAGCGTCATACGAGACGGCGTCCACTCGCACAGTCAGTACTCACAACTCGGCAACAACGCGGAGCTTCGAATGTCGGGATACAACATGGCTGTGGTCGTGGCCGGACTATCCGAACAGGCGGTGCGCCGATGA
- a CDS encoding HNH endonuclease signature motif containing protein: MSETGRLADTVTTTDVEHWVQALAAATGPDEQPERIDLLRALERLTCAAAGLQAQVTADFAAEQRRAAADAGVARERRDRGIASQIALARRESPHRGGIHLGLATALAAELPHTLGALRGGWITEWRATQIARETACLSIEDRAEIDRKLASDPERLEKMSDNDTVASARQMAYQADKQVWVRRKAKAHTERRVSIRPAPDTMAYVTALLPMAEGVACHAALAAAAASATATGDERTRGQIMADTLVARIIAAAIDDTAAPVSPVRVHLTVSDRTLFGSRDETAHVRGYGPIPADVARELVHAAATSGVAELRRVYTRPDTGAVVAMDRNTRLFPASLAELIRLRDPVCRTPWCDAPVRHIDHIHPAADGGPTTLENGQGLCEACNYAKQAPGWVAESINSPDGRHRVRITTPTGHTHHSLAPPAPRPAVA; this comes from the coding sequence ATGAGCGAAACGGGGCGCCTGGCCGACACGGTGACCACCACCGACGTCGAACACTGGGTCCAGGCCCTTGCCGCCGCGACCGGCCCGGACGAACAACCCGAGCGCATCGATCTGCTCCGAGCCCTCGAACGACTCACCTGCGCCGCGGCCGGGCTGCAAGCTCAGGTCACCGCCGATTTTGCAGCGGAACAACGCCGCGCAGCCGCCGATGCGGGAGTGGCACGCGAACGTCGGGATCGCGGCATCGCCTCGCAGATCGCGCTGGCCCGACGCGAGTCCCCACACCGCGGCGGCATCCATCTCGGTCTCGCGACCGCACTCGCTGCCGAGCTTCCACACACTCTCGGCGCGCTGCGTGGCGGATGGATCACCGAGTGGCGCGCCACCCAGATCGCACGCGAAACCGCATGCCTCTCAATAGAAGACCGAGCGGAGATCGACCGGAAGCTGGCCTCCGATCCCGAACGACTCGAGAAAATGAGCGACAACGACACTGTCGCCAGCGCACGCCAGATGGCATACCAAGCCGACAAGCAGGTCTGGGTTCGACGGAAAGCCAAGGCACACACAGAGCGGCGCGTGTCCATCCGCCCTGCCCCGGACACGATGGCCTACGTGACGGCTCTGCTACCCATGGCGGAGGGCGTCGCCTGCCACGCGGCCCTTGCAGCGGCGGCTGCGTCGGCGACCGCCACCGGCGACGAGCGAACCCGGGGTCAGATCATGGCGGACACCCTCGTGGCCCGCATCATCGCCGCAGCAATCGACGACACCGCCGCGCCTGTGTCACCGGTTCGAGTGCACTTGACGGTGTCCGATCGCACGCTGTTCGGTAGTCGGGACGAGACGGCACACGTCCGTGGCTACGGACCGATCCCTGCAGACGTGGCCCGGGAACTCGTCCACGCCGCCGCGACATCCGGTGTCGCCGAACTTCGCCGGGTGTACACGCGCCCGGACACAGGCGCGGTGGTCGCCATGGACCGGAACACCCGACTCTTCCCCGCCTCACTGGCCGAGTTGATCCGACTCCGCGACCCCGTCTGCCGCACGCCCTGGTGCGACGCGCCGGTGAGACACATCGACCATATCCACCCGGCCGCTGACGGCGGGCCGACAACTCTGGAGAACGGTCAAGGGCTGTGCGAGGCATGCAACTACGCCAAACAGGCACCCGGATGGGTCGCCGAGTCGATCAACTCTCCAGACGGCAGACATCGGGTACGGATCACCACCCCCACCGGGCACACTCACCACAGCCTCGCGCCGCCCGCGCCGAGGCCGGCGGTTGCGTGA
- a CDS encoding ABC transporter permease: protein MTAILTKPEIHEVPGGSGVTEVTRRRRRSWKPPLRLISPLVLLVLWQALSSAGVISDRTLASPAQVVSAAVELRADGSLLDALGVSVQRVLFGVLLGISVAVVLGVLAGFSRVVELAIDPPIQMLRTVPFVGLIPLFIIWFGIGEHPKIFLVALGVMFPLYLNLFAGIRSIDRKLVEAAEALGLSKFQLAIHVILPGALPQALTGLRMSLGVAWLALIVAEQINADAGLGYLVNNARIYFRIDIIIFGLLVYAFLGLATDALVRALEGRLLTWRKTYQGT from the coding sequence ATGACCGCGATCCTGACGAAACCTGAAATCCATGAGGTGCCTGGGGGCAGCGGCGTCACGGAGGTGACGCGTCGTCGTCGAAGGTCGTGGAAACCGCCGCTGCGCCTGATCTCTCCGCTGGTCCTGCTGGTCCTGTGGCAGGCGCTCAGCAGCGCGGGCGTAATCTCGGACAGAACTCTCGCCTCGCCGGCGCAGGTGGTCTCTGCCGCCGTCGAGCTGCGCGCGGACGGGAGCCTGCTGGACGCGCTCGGGGTATCGGTGCAGCGGGTGCTGTTCGGCGTCCTGCTCGGCATCTCGGTTGCTGTCGTGTTGGGCGTGTTGGCAGGGTTCTCCCGGGTCGTGGAACTCGCGATCGATCCACCCATCCAGATGTTGCGGACGGTGCCATTCGTCGGGCTGATCCCGCTGTTCATCATCTGGTTCGGCATCGGTGAGCACCCCAAGATTTTCCTGGTTGCGCTCGGTGTGATGTTCCCGCTCTATCTGAACCTGTTCGCCGGCATTCGGAGCATCGACCGGAAGCTGGTCGAGGCAGCGGAAGCGCTGGGGCTGAGCAAGTTCCAGCTTGCCATCCATGTGATCCTGCCGGGAGCTCTACCGCAGGCGCTGACCGGTCTGCGCATGTCACTCGGCGTCGCGTGGCTCGCGCTGATCGTCGCAGAACAGATCAACGCCGATGCCGGGCTCGGGTATCTGGTCAACAACGCCCGCATCTACTTCCGCATCGACATCATCATTTTCGGCTTGCTCGTGTACGCGTTCCTCGGTCTCGCGACTGATGCGCTCGTGCGGGCCCTCGAGGGAAGGCTGCTGACGTGGCGCAAGACGTATCAAGGAACGTGA
- a CDS encoding LLM class flavin-dependent oxidoreductase, whose product MTLHFHWYLPASGDGREVIGALEPREAAGRASEFRSASLDYPALVAKTAEQLGFEAVLTPTGTWCSDAWITTAALIRETSTLKFLVAFRPGLITPTLAAQQAAAFQQLSPGRLLLNIVTGGDAEEQRRFGDFLTKEERYERTGEFLEIVRGAWSGTPYDFAGKYYTVEGAAALPAPSPAPGIFFGGASAPALDVAAQHVDSYLTWTEPPAKVAALIDGVRRRAAAHGRTLSFGIRAHVIARDTSQEAWSEANKLVDRMSPAQIELARTRLGQSESEGQRRQLGLSADLRNLEVYPGLWAGYGLVRGGAGTALVGSDEEVASLIREYAAVGVEHFVLSGQPHIEEAYWFGEGVRPILSRQGLLHAA is encoded by the coding sequence ATGACTCTGCATTTTCACTGGTACCTGCCCGCCTCCGGTGACGGACGTGAGGTGATCGGCGCGCTCGAGCCGCGGGAGGCGGCGGGTCGGGCATCCGAGTTCCGGTCGGCGTCGCTCGATTACCCTGCGCTGGTGGCGAAGACCGCCGAGCAGCTGGGCTTCGAGGCGGTGCTCACCCCGACGGGAACATGGTGCTCCGACGCTTGGATCACCACCGCGGCGCTCATCCGCGAGACCAGCACGCTCAAGTTCCTGGTCGCATTCAGGCCAGGGCTGATCACTCCGACCCTCGCCGCGCAGCAGGCAGCTGCCTTCCAGCAACTGTCGCCTGGGCGCCTGCTGCTCAACATCGTCACCGGCGGCGATGCGGAGGAACAGCGCCGATTCGGTGACTTCCTCACCAAGGAGGAGCGGTACGAACGCACCGGGGAGTTCCTGGAGATCGTGCGCGGCGCATGGAGCGGGACGCCGTACGACTTCGCGGGCAAGTACTACACCGTCGAGGGTGCTGCGGCGCTACCTGCACCTTCGCCGGCTCCGGGGATCTTCTTCGGCGGGGCCAGCGCGCCCGCGCTGGATGTCGCCGCGCAGCATGTCGACAGCTACCTGACATGGACCGAACCACCGGCGAAGGTCGCTGCGCTCATCGACGGCGTACGCCGCCGCGCCGCCGCGCACGGACGGACGCTGAGCTTCGGCATCCGCGCCCATGTGATCGCCCGCGACACCTCGCAGGAGGCGTGGTCGGAGGCGAACAAGCTGGTGGACCGAATGAGTCCCGCCCAGATCGAACTGGCCCGAACCAGGCTGGGGCAGAGCGAATCCGAGGGCCAGCGGCGCCAGCTCGGACTGAGCGCGGATCTACGCAACCTCGAGGTGTATCCAGGTCTGTGGGCCGGCTACGGGTTGGTGCGCGGCGGCGCGGGGACGGCACTGGTGGGCAGCGATGAGGAGGTTGCGTCGTTGATCCGGGAATATGCGGCCGTGGGCGTCGAGCACTTCGTGCTGTCAGGTCAACCGCACATCGAGGAGGCGTATTGGTTCGGTGAGGGAGTGCGGCCGATCCTCTCGAGGCAGGGGCTGCTGCACGCCGCGTGA
- a CDS encoding arabinofuranosidase, with translation MVVLAVAGLLVAAPGSGGAAAPAWRYTMVAFSNTSDRDMDVYESGDATDFQPLRLSAYQPPSGVVRDPSIFRHTDGFYYLVYTTVNGANIGFARSSDRIDWMFLGAWPVPFCCAFLPGTGDGTGSASPPGSSGSAGSSDGPSLSPFTTKAWAPEWFVDGDRVHVILSMSTGGGFVPYLMTALDSSLRIWGLPTLLDGIGADHIDTTVVKVGAVYHAFTKNETTKVIEHAVAPSVTGPYSFVPAGNWGSMLEGPALVQLPNNTWRIYLDAYAEGKYLYSDSTDGLSTWSPAQELPGLSGAVRHFGVMREPT, from the coding sequence ATGGTGGTGCTCGCTGTCGCGGGCTTGCTGGTCGCGGCCCCGGGGAGCGGCGGCGCCGCAGCGCCCGCCTGGCGATACACGATGGTCGCGTTCAGCAACACCAGCGACCGCGACATGGATGTCTACGAGTCGGGGGATGCCACTGACTTCCAGCCCCTCCGGCTGTCGGCATATCAGCCTCCGTCAGGGGTGGTGCGTGACCCGAGTATCTTCCGGCACACGGACGGGTTCTATTACCTCGTCTACACCACGGTCAACGGGGCGAACATCGGCTTCGCGCGCAGCAGTGACCGCATCGACTGGATGTTCCTGGGGGCCTGGCCGGTTCCGTTCTGCTGCGCTTTCCTGCCGGGCACCGGAGACGGGACCGGCTCGGCGAGCCCGCCGGGCTCTTCGGGATCGGCCGGGTCCAGCGACGGACCGTCGCTGTCGCCGTTCACCACGAAAGCTTGGGCGCCCGAATGGTTCGTGGACGGCGACCGCGTCCACGTCATCCTGTCGATGTCGACCGGTGGCGGATTCGTGCCGTACCTCATGACCGCGCTGGACTCGTCGCTCCGAATCTGGGGCCTGCCCACTCTGCTCGACGGGATCGGCGCGGACCACATCGACACCACCGTGGTCAAAGTGGGAGCGGTGTACCACGCGTTCACCAAGAACGAGACGACGAAGGTCATCGAGCATGCAGTCGCGCCGTCGGTGACGGGACCGTATTCGTTCGTCCCGGCTGGAAATTGGGGTTCGATGCTGGAGGGCCCAGCCCTGGTTCAGTTGCCGAACAACACCTGGCGGATATATCTCGACGCCTATGCCGAAGGAAAGTACCTCTATTCCGACAGCACGGATGGGCTGAGCACCTGGTCGCCCGCGCAAGAGCTTCCGGGCCTTTCCGGGGCGGTGCGTCACTTCGGCGTGATGCGTGAGCCGACGTAA
- a CDS encoding class I SAM-dependent methyltransferase, with translation MQFDALYDDPVMASFYDLENGWSSSDAVCLSLAAKSDSVLDFGCGTGTLACAIATRHGISVTGVDPAEAMLDLARSKSGSEHVHWVRGDSRTVRLDRRFDLIVMTGHAFQVFLSDDDRMNVLANAARHLADGGRLVFDSRNPARKEWLEWNREESMRQIMHPEHGETMAWNDVDVDERTGIVTYGTHYRPCASDLTYSAHSSIAFPGRDLIAAQIDRAGLQVERWLGDWSGTPYEPDSGEIIPMCRHQS, from the coding sequence ATGCAGTTCGACGCCCTCTACGACGATCCCGTTATGGCCAGCTTCTATGATCTCGAAAACGGTTGGAGTTCGAGCGACGCCGTCTGCCTGAGCCTTGCAGCCAAGAGCGATTCGGTGCTGGATTTCGGCTGCGGTACCGGAACTCTCGCGTGTGCGATTGCCACTCGGCATGGAATATCGGTGACCGGAGTCGACCCGGCGGAGGCAATGCTCGACCTGGCCCGGTCGAAGTCCGGTTCTGAGCACGTGCATTGGGTCCGCGGCGATTCGAGGACTGTGCGCCTGGATCGTCGTTTCGATCTGATCGTGATGACAGGCCACGCATTCCAAGTCTTCCTATCCGATGATGACCGGATGAATGTGCTAGCCAACGCTGCTCGACACCTTGCGGACGGCGGCCGACTGGTTTTCGACTCACGAAATCCAGCGCGCAAGGAATGGCTGGAGTGGAATCGTGAGGAGTCGATGCGGCAGATTATGCATCCAGAACATGGTGAAACGATGGCGTGGAACGATGTCGACGTTGACGAGCGGACTGGAATCGTCACCTACGGGACTCACTATCGACCCTGCGCTAGCGATCTGACGTACTCTGCACATTCGTCGATTGCGTTTCCAGGCCGTGACCTGATCGCCGCACAGATCGATCGGGCAGGGCTTCAGGTAGAACGCTGGCTGGGTGATTGGTCGGGGACACCGTACGAGCCCGATTCTGGCGAGATCATTCCGATGTGCCGCCACCAGAGTTGA
- a CDS encoding YbaB/EbfC family nucleoid-associated protein, with product MTSSAPLDELAAKARRVHEAVTRVRGRAESAGGHVTAEVDAAGRITALTITDAALAGGAAVLATTITDTHRAACTEAECAAQALRDELTADPRVARVIAGTGTDAAAAPRHHPAPVEDDDPDYTGPILRPA from the coding sequence GTGACCAGCAGCGCACCACTCGATGAGCTCGCCGCGAAGGCACGCCGAGTCCACGAGGCGGTGACGCGCGTGCGCGGACGTGCCGAATCCGCAGGCGGGCACGTCACCGCCGAAGTCGACGCCGCCGGCCGCATCACCGCCCTGACCATCACCGACGCTGCACTCGCCGGAGGTGCTGCCGTGCTCGCGACGACCATCACCGACACCCACCGCGCAGCGTGCACCGAGGCGGAATGCGCGGCACAGGCCCTCCGTGACGAGCTGACCGCCGACCCTCGGGTCGCACGGGTCATCGCTGGAACTGGCACGGACGCCGCTGCCGCGCCACGTCACCATCCCGCACCTGTCGAGGACGACGACCCGGACTACACCGGGCCGATCCTTCGGCCCGCCTGA
- a CDS encoding type VII secretion target: protein MGDQLGVDTDTLRWLATSLTGAADRISGIELSALIDAVTSAMPASSAAAAAARAGEPLLGSYRDTAGRLRAMAATTEANAREYDATDHTSRLNLGTTAGGS from the coding sequence TTGGGCGATCAGCTGGGCGTCGATACCGACACGTTGCGTTGGCTCGCTACGTCGTTGACAGGTGCGGCCGATCGGATCTCGGGCATTGAGCTGTCCGCTCTGATCGACGCCGTCACCTCTGCGATGCCGGCGTCGTCGGCCGCTGCAGCCGCGGCCCGCGCCGGGGAGCCGCTACTCGGGTCCTACCGCGACACGGCCGGGCGGCTGCGCGCAATGGCAGCTACCACGGAAGCGAACGCCCGCGAGTACGACGCCACCGACCACACCTCCAGGCTGAATCTCGGCACCACAGCCGGGGGGTCTTAG
- a CDS encoding pseudouridine synthase — MMTRVSMPSPLPVKNGVGPTRLRLPASGPWATIAEYVVARFDHLNADDLYRRFDAGEIVGTDGRPIGRGTSLGAHEFVWYYRDLPDEDPVPFHEEILHIDDDLVVIDKPHFLPTTPAGRYLRESALVRLRTRLDNPDLTPIHRLDRATAGLVMFSARPVTRGAYQSLFEKRRVVKVYEAVSALPPEWDPDAPTLARHAIPVVYRNHIEARRGELRAIVDDLREPNAETTVEVRGTGVSASGHAVLQTILRPRTGRMHQLRVHLAALGIGILGDRLYPELLPEAPDDHALPLQLLARELEFTDPLSGATRRFVTRRSLGEAPLSGRGDRRYVGSRITPK; from the coding sequence ATGATGACGCGCGTGTCGATGCCCTCACCGCTGCCCGTCAAGAACGGGGTCGGACCGACGCGGCTGCGTCTCCCTGCCTCCGGTCCGTGGGCGACGATCGCCGAGTACGTCGTCGCGAGGTTCGACCATCTGAACGCAGACGACCTGTACCGGCGGTTCGACGCCGGCGAGATCGTGGGCACCGACGGACGTCCGATCGGTCGCGGCACGTCCCTGGGGGCACACGAATTCGTCTGGTACTACCGCGATCTGCCCGACGAGGACCCGGTGCCGTTCCACGAGGAGATTCTGCACATCGACGACGACCTCGTCGTGATCGACAAGCCACATTTCCTCCCGACCACCCCGGCCGGGCGGTACCTGCGCGAGTCCGCGCTCGTCCGATTGCGGACCCGCCTCGACAACCCGGACCTGACGCCGATCCATCGACTCGACCGCGCGACTGCCGGCCTGGTGATGTTCTCGGCCCGTCCCGTGACGCGCGGCGCATACCAGTCGCTGTTCGAGAAGCGGCGGGTTGTGAAGGTCTACGAGGCGGTGTCGGCGCTACCGCCCGAGTGGGACCCGGACGCACCGACGCTTGCCAGGCACGCCATTCCCGTCGTCTACCGCAACCACATCGAGGCGCGGCGCGGCGAGTTGCGGGCGATCGTCGACGACCTCCGCGAGCCCAACGCCGAGACGACGGTCGAGGTGCGCGGGACCGGCGTGAGCGCCTCCGGACATGCTGTGCTGCAAACGATCCTGCGTCCACGCACCGGACGGATGCACCAGCTGCGGGTGCATCTGGCAGCGCTCGGCATCGGGATCCTGGGCGACCGCCTGTATCCCGAACTGCTGCCCGAGGCACCTGACGATCATGCCCTCCCACTCCAATTACTCGCGCGGGAACTGGAATTCACCGATCCGCTGTCGGGGGCGACGCGGCGGTTCGTCACACGCAGGTCATTGGGTGAGGCGCCCCTGTCGGGGCGAGGTGACCGCCGTTACGTCGGCTCACGCATCACGCCGAAGTGA